CCTGGACGCCGGCATGGCGTCCGTGCACCACCAGCTGCTCGCGCACGGCAAGGCCGTCCGCGCCTTCCGGTCCGTCGGGGGAGCGGGCGGCATCGGCATCGCGCTCAACCTCATGCCCGTCTACCCTGCCGAGGGCGCCGAGCAGGCCGCGCGGCACCTGGACGCCGCGGAGAACCGGCTGTACCTGGACCCGGTGCTGCTCGGCACGTACCCCGACGACGCGGTGGGCGACCTGCCGGGTCAGCTGGGCGCGGACCGCGACGCGTTCGAGGCGCTCGTGCTCGACGACGACCTGGAGGTCATCTCCTCGCCGTGCGACGTGCTCGCGGTGCAGTACTACGGCGTGGCGGGCATCGACAAGGGTGGCTCCTGGCTGCAGCTGTACCCGCGCTCGCCCGCGGGCTGGCAGCAGGTCCACGCCGAGGGCCTGTACGAGACGCTCGTCGGCCTGCGGGCGGACTACCCGGACCTGCCGCCGCTGGTCATCTCGGAGAACGGCACGCCGGACCCGGACCCGCAGGGGCAGATCGACGACCCCGTGCGGCTCGAGTTCCTGCGCACGCACCTCCAGCAGGCCGCGCGCGCGGTCGACGAGGGTGTGGACCTTCGGCAGTACTACGCGTGGTCGCTGCTCGACAACTTCGAGTGGGCGCGCGGCATGGCGCAGCGGTGGGGGATCGTGCACGTGGACTTCGACACCCAGGAGCGCACCCCGAAGGCGAGCGCACGCTGGTACGCCGGCGTGGTGGCGGCGAACGCGGTGGCCTGACCGCACGCGCCGTCCCGGCGTCGTGACGACTCTCACAGGTCACCCGGGACCATTGTGCGCAGCGTCACCGGGGCCCCGGGGTGTCCCCTGCGGGGCACGCGGATACCGTTGCAGGTATGCCTCAGTCTGCCTCGACCCCGGTTGGCGCTGCGCCGGA
The Cellulomonas gilvus ATCC 13127 DNA segment above includes these coding regions:
- a CDS encoding GH1 family beta-glucosidase, which codes for MDQPTVRTTDGPPIARRTVLEMGCGLVGLGLLAACSDDAPLPAPTPTATPTGWVAPASMSFPDGFVWGAATSAFQVEGSTTADGRGPSIWDTFCAQPGRIDDGSTGDPAADQYVRWESDLDLMVGLGLQAYRFSVSWPRIVPEGSGPVNQKGVDHYRRLVDGMLDRGLHPAITLYHWDLPQPLQDAGGWVNRDTADRFAEYAAVMFEALRDVEATWLTINEPKTTAMVGYAGTEHAPGLGDLDAGMASVHHQLLAHGKAVRAFRSVGGAGGIGIALNLMPVYPAEGAEQAARHLDAAENRLYLDPVLLGTYPDDAVGDLPGQLGADRDAFEALVLDDDLEVISSPCDVLAVQYYGVAGIDKGGSWLQLYPRSPAGWQQVHAEGLYETLVGLRADYPDLPPLVISENGTPDPDPQGQIDDPVRLEFLRTHLQQAARAVDEGVDLRQYYAWSLLDNFEWARGMAQRWGIVHVDFDTQERTPKASARWYAGVVAANAVA